The sequence below is a genomic window from Colius striatus isolate bColStr4 chromosome 17, bColStr4.1.hap1, whole genome shotgun sequence.
TCGGGTAaccctgggcagggggagaggcTGGACAACTGCTGGCCTTTGGGGGCTCTTCCCAGTGGTTCCATGGCCATGGGGTGAGCTGGAGGCCTTTGGGGGCTCTTCCCAGTGGTTCCATGGCCATGGGGTGAGCTGGAGGCCTTTGGGGGCTCTTCCCAGTGGTTCTGTGGCCAttgggctgagctggaggcctTTGGGGGCTCTTCCCAGTGGTTCTGTGGCCATTGGGGTGAGCTGGAGGCCTTTGGGGGCTCTTCCCAGTGGTTCTGTGGCTATTGGGGTGAGCTGGAGGCCTTTGGGGGCTCTTCCCAGTGGTTCTGTGGCCACTGGGGTGAGCTGGAGGCCTTTGGGGGCTCTTCCCAGTGGTTCTGTGGCCACTGGGGTGAGCTGGAGGCCTTTGGGGGCTCTTCCCAGTGGTTCTGTGGCTATTGGGGTGAGCTGGAGGCCTTTGGGGGCTCTTCCCAGTGGTTCTGTGGCTATTGGGGTGAGCTGGAGGCCTTTGGGGGCTCTTCCCAGTGGTTCCATGGCCATGGGGTGAGCTGGAGGCCTTTGGGGGCTCATCCCAGTCGTTCTGTGGCCATTGGGGTGAGCTGGAGGCCTTTGGGGGCTCTTCCCCATGGTTCTGTGGCCATGGGGGtgagctggggagctggagCCCTGAGACttgccctctgcagccctgggtggtgggagggcagagcagagccccaCAGCTGCACCCTGCTgatccctctccctcccccaggCCATGGAGAGTGAGGTCAACGTGAACTACAAGGAGCTGTGGGGGCCCAAACCAGGCTACCAGCTCCTCAGCAACCAGCTGCAGCGCCTGTGCATGGTGCTGGATGTCTACCTGGAGACAGAGCCCCACGACCCCAGCGTGGAGGGGCCCAAGGAGTTTCCCCAGGAGAAGATGTGTCTGCGCCTGGTGAGGTGAGAGCCCACCCAGGgcagctgtgtgaggagggagggagctgccaAAGGGGCACTGCTGGCTTCTGCAGCATCCCCAACCTTGAAGCCTCTCTCCTTGAGCTACCTGTGGCCCCTTCTGTGGGTATTGAGGGGCTTCCTGATCCTCTCCATGGATCAacttctccctcttctcctcTTCCAGGGGTCCCCTGCGCCTCAAGCCCTTCAAGTTCAACTACCCTCAGGGGTTCTTCAGCCACcgctgagcacagcctgggacaggcctgggcctgggcaggATCATCCCCAGCCCCCCATTTCAGTTTCTCTTCAGAGAGTTTGGGGCTTAGTTGAAGGTTTTGTAGCCAAAGGGATTAAATGCTCGACTGAAGGAAAAGTGTGTGGGTGCCCTGTTGGTGCAGGGGGCTGCAatgggggggctgggggttgCAGTAAGCCCCTGCTCTGGCCTCTGGTGTGTATCTTGCTGAAGGTCCATCCCTTTGCCCTTCCTCTTTGCCTGtcatccccctccctccccccacccccaccccaggcGGATCTGACATGGCTAGAAACTGAGAGATGGCTAAAAACAGCCTCTATCTGGAGCCTGCAGTGCAAGCCCAGCCTGTCCttggctgtgctggctgccagccagctgcctcagcacaaACCCCACAGCCAGCTTAGGGCTGGGCTGCTTCCTGAGCGAGGGGAGCAGAGCCAGAACCTCGTGGCATTGCACAGGGGGGAGGAAtcccagcacctcccaggcAGGCTGGCAGGGTTGGGCTCCATCCCCACTCCCAAGGTCACTGTCCTTCCTggccctcagcctctccccatgGGTGATTTCTCCCCAGGAAAAGTGGAcagcccttctcctccctgcACTGCTTGAGTTAAACCAGGCCCTAGCAGCCCTCTGGGGGCTGTGCCttaaaaaggaagacaaaaagccCTGCTGCAATGCTTTGCAGAGTGCCAGGGGGGCTGGCCCCGTTTCCAGCCCCACAGGGATCTCAGGGGCTGCCCACAGCATCCTCTGTGCCTGCCATGGGCTGAGCCCACCCTGGGCAAGGGCTGAGCTTTCCTTCCTGATAGGCCCCTGGGGTGCTGGACAGCCTCATGccaccccccagccctgggTGCCAGTCCCTCCCCTGCCCTTCCCCCCCAGGCAGGAGgccagcagagcccaggcaTCTCTGTAAGCACTTTATTTGGTTATtgcacagaaagcaaataaCAGTGGGCTGAGATTCCTAGTGCACAGTGTGACTGGGAGTGTTCCTGCAGTGCCcagcctctccccaccccctccccaagccctctgcagcctggggcACCACTCAGAGGgaccctcctcctccccagcccttggggagggctctgccagccccccCCTCCCAAAGCAGCAAGAGCTTTGCATTGCATCCTCCATACAATAACTAAATGCACTTAGTGGAGAAGGGCAGGTGGttcccctgctgcctcctctccttGGTTACAATTCAAGTGTGTAAatgtggctgctggggaagctgTCAGCCAAAAAGCAGCCAGGGGCTGCATCTCACGGGCATAGTGTGAAGGTAAAGCCCAGCCCAGGGGCCCTGGGAGGGCAGtggagcagctcctgtgccCCTCAGTGCCTGGGGCCCTGCTCACTTCTTCCCCACAGCAGGTgctggctcaggggctttgccctCCTTGCTGGAGGGGGCCTCGGCCTTGGGGAGCTCTTTACTGGCTTTGGGCTCCTCTTTGGGTTTTGCTGTAGCTTTGGGCTCCTCCACCTTCTCCTTCTTGAGCTCCTCCACCTTCTTCTTGGGCTCCTCCACCTTCTTCTTGGGCTCCTCCACCTTCTCCTCAGCCTTTGGCTTCTCAGcctcctttgcagctgctttgctgacaTCCTGctgaggttttgggggagtctccttctcagcttttccttctcccccaggTTTGGGGACTGGTTTGGGGGTCTCCTTCACctgtggggctggaggctcTGGTGCAGCAACTGCTTTCTCTTTGGGCTTCTCCTCCACCTTGGCTGGAACATCCTTCTTGGGAACTTCCTCTTTCCTGCCCTCCTCAGCTCCAGGCTTGGAAGGAGCCTTCTCCTCCTTGGGCTGCTCTTCCTTTGCAGGGGCTTTTGGCTcctttggaggggagggggtgggctCCTTGGCTGGAGCAGCTTCCTTCTGGGGAGACTTGCTCTCCTCCTTCACAGGAGATTTGACTTTCTCAGGGGACTTCACAGTCAGGGTCTTGGGCTCCTCCTTtgatggggctgggggcttctCTGGGGACTTCACAGCTGGGGCCTTGGCCTCCTCCTTTGAGGGGGTTGGAGGTTTCTCTGGGGATTTGACAGATGGGGCTTTGGCTTCCTCCTTAGAGGGAGTTGCAGGTTTCTCTGGAGACTTTACAGCTGGGGTCTTGGCCTCTTCTTTCAAGGGGGTTGGGGGTTTCTCTGGGGACTTTACTGTAGGGGTCTTGGCCCCTTCTTTTGAAGGAGGCACAAGCTTCTCTGGGGACTTCACCACTGGGGTTTTGGCTTCCTCCTTTGAGGGAATCAGGGGCTTTTCTGGGGATTTGACAGCTGGGCTCTTGGCCTCCTCCTTTGAGGGGGTTGAGGGTTTCTCTGGAGACTTCACAGCTGGGCTCTTGGCCTCCTCCTTTGAGGGGGTTGAGGGTTTCTCTGGAGACTTCACAGCTGGGCTCTTGGCCTCTTCCTTTGAGGGAGTTGCAGGTTTCTCAGGGGACTTCACAGCTGGGCTCTTGGCCTCCTCCTTTGAGGGAGTTGCAGGTTTCTCTGGGGACTTCACAGCTGGGCTCTTGGCCTCCTCCTTTGAGGGGGACTCTGGTTTCTCTGGAGACTTGACCTCTTTAGCAGGAGACTTGGCTTCCTCTTCACCCTCTGCTTcagctttctcctcttcctcctcctcagctttCTCCTCTTCAGCCTCTTTCTCAGCATCTTCCTCCTCTGTGACCTCCTCAGTCACCTGGATTTCTTCTGTCTGCTCCTCCACAATCACTGTCTCCTTCTCAGATTTTTCCACCACCTTGATCTTGTCCTCACTCTTCACCTTGATGTTGGTGGTGATGCTGGGAGCCTTGGGAGCCACCTCGGGGAAGGAGAGCATCCCAAAGCCAGATTCAATCCGATATTCCTCCCCTTCCAAGAGCTTCCTGCCGGGAAGAAACCAGAGTGGGGTGGTTAGTGATTGCTTCTCACCTACCTCTCACCTCCCAtgcccaggagctgccagaCACACCCTGCAGCTCCATCATCTCCTTCCTTGccttccttttgctttgctggCTGACCCTCCTGCTCCTAAGCCCTGAGCTCTACAGGTTCTCTCCCCTTTCTCCCTGCAAGCACTGTGCAGGGCCAGGACACCCAACTGAACATTGCCCACCATAGTCTTGAAGGACAGATGGATGGTCTCCCTTATCAAGAAGGCCCCAGGTGTTAGCAAGGGCCCTTGAGGAGTGTTCCCAGAGCCCCCCTCTCTCCCCTTGCCCACCCCATACCTATAAGCAGCAATTTCAATGTCCAGGGCCATTTTGACGTTGAGCAGATCCTGGTACTCCCGGAGCTGAGCTGCCATCTCCCACTTGGTGTTCCTCAGCTCACTATCAAGCTGCTGGATGGTTTCCTGGGGGGGGCACAGAGCAAGAGGGGACGTGCAAGGCCAGTCCCCAGGACCAAGGGGACACAAAGCACTCCCAAAACACTCCCCTGGTCTCCAAGGAGGGACAAACTGCTCACCCAGCTCTGGAGTGCCCTCAGCAGGGTGTGCAGCCACCTCTCCCTGCAGACACTGAGGGAAGGGAGTGTGCCCAGGGGCTGTTTGTGTGTGCAGTTCCTTGTTGGAACTGGCAGAAGCCCTGTACCCCTCAGATGAGAGCTGCACTGTGGCCAGctgagcccccagcccctcagaCAGGCACCAGCTGTAGGAACATTTCCAGGACTTGAGTCTGGTGGCCACCAAACCCCAGCCTGAGGCTGATGGGGCATCACCCTGGGGCCAGTGTTTCAGTCCACAGCCCCCACcctgtgcagctctgtgctgtagCTCCCAGCTCTGTGGCTCAAGTCTCAGCCTGAGCCCAGCTCAGTGCCGTTTGTAACCAACCCCATGGGCAGCTCAAAGCCACAGCTGAGGGACACAGCAGCCCAGATGCAACCTCAGGCTCTGGGTACCTGATCCCCAGGAGCAAGTAGCTCTAGCCTGAGGGTGGTAAGCCTGAGGGTGTGCCTCAGCACCATCCCTGAAGCCAAAGCCCTCAGGACCCAGCGCTGCTCCTCCCTGGCAGCTGGATGGTTCCTCCCCACCGGCTGAGGGCTGGGCCACTGCGCCACAGTACCTGGTAGGAGAGGACATCAGCCTGATGGCGCTCCTCTGcatcctgcctctgcctctccaGCGACTCCTGGGTCCCTTTGAGAGCTTCCAGCTCGGTGCTCTTGGCCTGGAGCTGCCGCCGGTACTCGGAGatctcctcctgggccaggcgGATGGCGTCTGTGTTCACCTTGGCCACCTCTGAGAGCTTGTCCAGCCTCACTGCAACGCAGCACGGGGGAgaagctgcagggagggagggaggcaccctctccccttctctctctcctccacctctgcacctcttgtgtgtgtgtgtgtgtgtcctgtgCAGCGCCAGCCCTCGCTCCGCCTGTGGTGGGGGGTGACAGGGCCCGGGCAGGGCGAGTATTTTCGCCATCCTGGACTTGATCCAAGGAGAGTCCCCCCTCTGCCCCCGACCCCGTTCAGCTCCCGGGTGAGCGGCGCGCCCGCCCGGACACACCCGCGAGGTGGGGAGGGATGCCGCAGCGCTCTGCAGCCGCCCCGGGGAAAAAGGGGTGACGGGAAGGGGGGGTCGGGGCacgggaggaaaaggggggagcGCCGAGCGCGGGGTCTCCGGGGCAGCCGCCGCCCGACGGCGCCGCTCTCCAGGGTGCTGAACGGCCGCGGGAGCCGCTGCGGGGCGGCCCTTGTCCAGGGTGCTGAACGCAGCGCACCCGCGGGTGCTGAGCCCCAGCGTGCCGAGCCCCCCACCTGCCCCCTCTGCCCCCCACCTGCCCCCTCCGCCCCCCGGATCCCCCGGCACCGTAATACCCCACCCGGCAGCGCAGCACGGGCACTCCCtaccccccccctccccgccccgcgtCAGGGCTGCGGCACCCACCCCCCCGTCCCCGCGCTGTAACCCGCCCTCTGCCGCGCACCGCAAACGCTCCTGGCCCCGCTCCCGCGGGGAGGCGCCGGGAGGACACCTTGAGCGTTACGAGGGGGGCAGCACCCCGAAAACTTGGCAGGTGGCGGGACTGTGGTGATGCCACCGTGCCCGTGACgcagggctggtggcagggaTGGAGTTAGCCCAGTCCCCTCCCGGGGCACGGTGTGTACGGGGCAGTCTCTGCACCGCCCGGCAGCGGCTGTTCTAAAGCCGTCCCGGTGAGCTGTAACCCACGGGGTGGCCGCAGCCCTGGGGATGGGGGTGAGGGCTGCCGAGGGCACACGCGGCACTTACCGCGGAACCACTCCTCGGCCTGCAGAGTGCTGCGGGCGGCCGTGCCCTCCAGCTGGGCGCGCAGGTCGCGCAGGGCGGCGGTGACGCCGGGGCGCAGGGCAGCGGGGGGCTCGGCGGGGGCCTCGGCGCGGGCCCCGCGCAGCAGCGCGCCCACCTCGGCCCGGTGCTGCCGCCGCAGCAACTCCGCCTCCTCCCGCAGGGCTCGGGCCCGCTCCTCCAGCGGCCCCCGAGCCCGTTCCTCCTGCGCCGAGCGCTGGGACAGCCCGCGGGCCGccgcctccagctcagcccgtTGCCgagcctcctcctccagccgCCCCTGCAGCGCGGCCACGTCCTCGGCCAGGCGCGACCGCTCCAGCCGCAGCTGCCCCTTCTCGGCTCCCAGGCGCAGGACCGTGCCCCGCATGTCGCGCAGCTCCCGCGCGTACAGCTCGCCCATGGCCGAGCGTCCCGCCTGCTGCTGCCgcagcgccgccgcctccgccgccAGCGCCCGGTTCTGCTGCTCCAGCGCCCGCACCCGCTCGATGTAGCCGGCGAAACGATCGttcagcacctgcagcagctccttctcGTTCCGCGCCCGCGGTTCGCCGTTCAGAGAGTCCAGGCTCTCGGTGGAAGAAGCggccgcgctgccgccgccccccACGCTCCGGGCTCGTCCCACCACCGGGCCCGACCACGAGTGGAAGCCGCTGGAGGCGGCGGAGCGCGGGGGAACGCGGCTCGGCTCCTTGCGGAGCCCCCCGGGGGGGCCCAGCAGCGTCTCCAGCATCAGGCTCATCCTGACCGCCGCCCTCGCTGCGGCaccggcgccgccgcctcccgcttTATAGGGCTCGGGGCGGCCGCTCCGCCCCGCCACCGGCAGCGGGGACGGGCACCGGCACCGCCCCGCGCCGCAGCCCCGCGGGGGTGGGGGGACGCGGACCCCCACAGCCACGCCCCGGGCGGGGAACGGGGCTCCGGGATGGGGAACGGGGGCCATGGCCAAAGGGAGCGGCCGGCAGAAGAACGGCAGCGCCTAGGGCGGAGCTGAACCCCGGGGAGACAGCGAGACCCCCGAGAGGGTAGCGGGACCCCCGGGAAGGGAACGGAGAAACCTGTGTAGAGAGTAGGAGCCCGGGAAGGGAGCGGGGACCCCCAGGAGAAGAGTGGGACCCCCGAGATGGGAGTAGGGACCCCTGAGCGGGAGCCATGGAAAGGGAGTGGGGGCGCCTGAGATGGAGACAGGGACCCCCATGAGAGGAGACCCCCTGAGAAGGGAGTGGGGAGCCCCGAGATGAGGACAGGGACCCCCGTGAGAAGAGACCCCCCGAGAAGGGAGTGGGGAGCCCcaagatggggacagggaccCCCAGGAGAAGAGACCGCCCGAGAAGGGAGTGGGGAGCCCcaagatggggacagggaccCCCAGGAGAAGAGACCGCCCGAGAAGGGAGTGGGGAGCCCCGAGATGGGGACAGGGACCCCCAGGAGACCCCCCGAGAAGGGAGTGGGGAGCCCCGAGATGGGGACAGGGACTCCCAGGAGAAGAGACCCCCCGAGAAGGGAGTGGGGAGCCCCGAGATGGGGACAGGGACCCCCAGGAGAAGAGACCCCCCGAGAAGGGAGTGGGGAGCCCCGAGATGGGGACAGGGACCCCCAGGAGAAGAGACCCCTGAGAAGGGAGTGGGGAGCCCCGAGATGGGGACAGGGACCCCCAGGAGAAGAGACCCCCCGAGAAGGGAGTGGGGAGCCCcaagatggggacagggaccCCCAGGAGAAGAGACCCCCCGAGAAGGGAGTGGGGAGCCCCGAGATGGGGACAGGGACCCCCATGAGAAGAGACCCCCCGAGAAGGGAGTGGGGAGCCCCGAGATGAGGACAGGGACCCCCGTGAGAAGAGACCCCCCCGAGAAGGGAGTGGGGAGCCCCGAGATGGGGACAGGGACCCCCAGGAGAAGAGACCCCCCCGAGAAGGGAGTGGGGAGCCCCAAGATGAGAACAGGGACCCCCGAACGGGGAGCGGGAGCcctgggaagggaggggggagcacgcagggcagagcagggcccCTCTCCGGGGGGAACGGGGGTGGGGGAGCAGCCCGGGGGACACAGACCACCCCCTTCCTTGAGTGGGAGCCCCGGCGCGGGGGGGGCTCAGCCCCGGACCCCTCCCCTCCGTGGTTCCCCGAGGGCCGGGCGCTGCTCGGAGCTCGGCCTGGGGGGGTCCGTCACCCCGGGGGGACAGGCCGTGCCCCCCATGTCCCCGGACCCTGCCCTTGGGGGGGGCGCCCGGGGCAGCGCATCTGCATGCGCGAGCCGCCCAGCCAATCAGCGCCCGCGCACCACCCGGCCAATCGGAGCCCGGGGACCGCCGGGCCAGGCGGCACGCGCACAGCATCCGACCAATCGGCGTCCGTAGGGAGCCTGACCAATCAGCACTGACGGGCCACCCAGCCAATCGGCACGGGGACGGCCCAGCCAATCAGCAGTCAATAGGGGCCCTTCCACTCATGCACCGCACAGGTAAGCGAAGTCCAGCCAATCAGCAGCTAAGTACGTAATTCCGGCCAATCAACGGTCAGGACCATCCAGCCCAGCCAATCAGCGCTCAGGCTTTGGGCGAGGGTCGGTAGTGCCGCGGCGGAGCCGGGAGGAGTCGCAGCCAGAGCCGCGGTGCCAGCGCCGCCCGCTGccgcagcccctcagccccgcacCCGCAGCGGGACCGGCCCCGGGGCGCGGGGAGAGCGGCCGAGCAGCCTCAGCCCCGGGGTGCAGCGTCCCCGGGGTGCCCCTGACCCGCTGCCGGTTGCCCGCCGCAGGTGGGGTGTCAGGGGATGCTCCGGAGCGTTCTCCGCACCCCCAGGAGCGGGGCAGGGCTGCGGCACCCGGCTCAGGGAGCGGGACGCAGCTTACGGGGGATGGCAGGAGACTGTCCCCGGTCCCCTGGCCCTGCCCTGTGCATCTTCTGTCCGCCCTCTGCTCCTCTATCTATGCCACGTCCCTCCACGTTCCCTGCCCGCTGCCCCGTTCTCTGCCCTGTTCTCGCCCCCCTGCCCCGTTCTGGCCCCGTTCCCTGCCCGCTGCCCCGGTTCCTCCCCGTTCCCTCCCCACCGCCCCGTTCCCTGCCCGGTTCCTCCCCGTTCCCTCCCCGCTGTCCCGGTTCCTCCCCGTTCCTTGCCCCGTtccctccccgccgccccgtTCCTTGCCCCGTtccctccccgccgccccgtTCCCTCCCCGCTGCCCCGTTCCGTGCCCCGTTCCCTGTCCCGCCGCCCCGTTCCCTCCCCGCTGCCCCGGTTCGCTGCCCCGTTCCCTCCCTGTCCCGCCGCCCCGTTCCCTCCCCGCTGCCCCGGTTCGCTGCCCCGTTCCCTCCCCGTTCCGTGCCCCGTTCCCTCCCCGCTGCCCCGGTTCGCTGCCCCGTTCCCTCCCCGTTCCGTGCCCCGTTCCCTCCCCGCTGCCCCGGTTCGCTGCCCCGttcccgccccgtcccgccccggAAGCGCACGTGCTGGCCGCTCATTTCCGCTTCGCCGGTGGCAgcggggggaggcggcggcTGCAGGTacaggccgggccgggccgggggcggtGTGGCCGGGAGCGGGGGCACCGGGGCGGCTCCGTGCGGCCCCTCTGCACGGCCCTTCCCCCGCGGCGGGGGCTGCTGGCGCGATCCGGCCGTGCACGCCCCGGGCCgggccctccctgccctgtcccGTCCCGCCGAGCCCGGGCCCTTCCCGCCCCTTCCCCTCAGGGCCGCCTCCGGCCGGCGCCGCTTCCCCCGGGGCCCTCCCGCAGCTCTGGGCCTGTCCCGGCGGCGTGCGCGGGTCGGCCCCGGAGGCAGCTCGTCGCTGCCCGTTCTGCTGCCCCGGGCGGCGTGTCCAGGCCCAGAGCCCAAGCCCCGGTGGGCAGCGGCCGCGGGGACAGCGGGTGGCCGTGCCCGGGGGGAGCTTTGCGGCCTGGAAGCCGTCGCCCCAGTGCGTGCCCGTTCCTCGGGGCCGTGGGGGCCCGTCCGCCGTAGGGAGCTGTGAGGGGGGCTGGACTCTGCTGGGAACCGGTTGCGCTGGGGGCACCTGGTGTGTTGGCCGGTGCTCTGAGCCTCCTGCATCCAGGCTGGAGGAGGGACTGCCCCGAACGGGATGGAAGGGGGCTGTGAACCAGCTTCAGGCTAAAGGAGCTGCCTTATGGCtgttgctctgctctgcagctgctttatGTCGTGTGGGTTTTGCCAGAGCTCTAAAACTCACCGGGGATGCCCTTCccccatggcaggggggctgctgggggcgTGGGGTCAGCAGCTGGTTCACTCTGGGTTCCTGccctcccagcctggctgtgggagctgtgggcTGCCTCCTCTGGGGTCaggctgctgggctggatggACATGATGACATGTCCTCAGGAAGAGcttttcccctgagaggggtggcagcccctgtgccaggctgcccagggagctggggcagtgcccagccctgcagggatcccaaagccctggagctgaggtgctgagggctgtgggtcagtgctgggctgggcagggagaggggagggctggcactgcaggagctgaaagAGCTTTGTCAACCCAAAtgtctgtgtgattctgtgatgctctgGAAGGGGCTTTGCAGAGGTGGTGAGGGCTCAGAGCCCCACAGAGCCTGGTTTGGCTGTCGGTGGGGCTGATGCTGCATCCAGCCCCATCCAGAACAAGGTGCTCAGCTGGTGCTTTGGGGAGGATGCTGGAGGTGTTACTGGGCTCAAGGTGATTTCTGTGCTTATGCTGCTTAAAATCCTCCCCTGTCCCCCTGGAGCTTCAGCCCCGTGGTGCTGGGCTGCCTGTGTGCTGCAAGGGCCACCCCAGGGCTCTCCTTTGCCTCTCTGTGAGCTTTATTCCCCAGGTGCTGCCCCATGGGATGGATCATTTGAGTCTCCTCAGCCCTGCTTACAGCTGCTCTCATCCCCCTGCTGCCATCTGGGTT
It includes:
- the NEFH gene encoding neurofilament heavy polypeptide, which translates into the protein MSLMLETLLGPPGGLRKEPSRVPPRSAASSGFHSWSGPVVGRARSVGGGGSAAASSTESLDSLNGEPRARNEKELLQVLNDRFAGYIERVRALEQQNRALAAEAAALRQQQAGRSAMGELYARELRDMRGTVLRLGAEKGQLRLERSRLAEDVAALQGRLEEEARQRAELEAAARGLSQRSAQEERARGPLEERARALREEAELLRRQHRAEVGALLRGARAEAPAEPPAALRPGVTAALRDLRAQLEGTAARSTLQAEEWFRVRLDKLSEVAKVNTDAIRLAQEEISEYRRQLQAKSTELEALKGTQESLERQRQDAEERHQADVLSYQETIQQLDSELRNTKWEMAAQLREYQDLLNVKMALDIEIAAYRKLLEGEEYRIESGFGMLSFPEVAPKAPSITTNIKVKSEDKIKVVEKSEKETVIVEEQTEEIQVTEEVTEEEDAEKEAEEEKAEEEEEEKAEAEGEEEAKSPAKEVKSPEKPESPSKEEAKSPAVKSPEKPATPSKEEAKSPAVKSPEKPATPSKEEAKSPAVKSPEKPSTPSKEEAKSPAVKSPEKPSTPSKEEAKSPAVKSPEKPLIPSKEEAKTPVVKSPEKLVPPSKEGAKTPTVKSPEKPPTPLKEEAKTPAVKSPEKPATPSKEEAKAPSVKSPEKPPTPSKEEAKAPAVKSPEKPPAPSKEEPKTLTVKSPEKVKSPVKEESKSPQKEAAPAKEPTPSPPKEPKAPAKEEQPKEEKAPSKPGAEEGRKEEVPKKDVPAKVEEKPKEKAVAAPEPPAPQVKETPKPVPKPGGEGKAEKETPPKPQQDVSKAAAKEAEKPKAEEKVEEPKKKVEEPKKKVEELKKEKVEEPKATAKPKEEPKASKELPKAEAPSSKEGKAPEPAPAVGKK